CGACTGTAGCGCAGCAGCTCTGTGTCTGAGAGTATGTCGTCGGTCATCGGGTTCAGTCCAAAATGCTGTCGAAGGGTTCAACCAGAATAGTCTCACCCGCCTCCAGACTGCCCTGAAATTGGGGCAAATGGATAAAGCAGTTGGCGAGGCTCATGGAGGTCAACATACCCGAACCCTGGCCACCCGTGGTACGCACCATGAGGCCCTTGTCTTCACGGGTCAGTATGCCGCGCTGATATTCTACCCGTCCGGGCTGGCGTCGAATGGCGCTCGCCAGTGTGGCCTCCACCAACAGCGGTGGGCGCTGGGGCATACCCTGCATTTTGCGCAGCATGGGCCAGACCAGTTTCTGGAAGGTCACCATGGAGGACACAGGGTTGCCGGGCAAACCACAGAACAATGCCTTGCCGATGCGGCCACAGGCAAAAGGTTTGCCGGGTTTGATGGCGAGTTTCCAAAAGGTGATTTGCCCTTCTTCGCTCAGGATCTGTTTGGTGAAATCGGCTTCTCCCACAGACACGCCACCTGAGGTCAGCACCACATCGGCGCGGCTCGCCGCCTCACGAAACGCCTGACGAATGGCTTCGGGGTTATCGGGGATCACCCCGAGATCCAGCCATTCAAAACCGGACTTTTCCAGCAATCCGCGAATGGAGTAACGGTTGGAGTCATAGATTTGCCCCGGTGCCAGTTCACTGCCCACGGGCATGAGCTCGTCGCCGGTGGAGAAAAAAGCAACCTTGAGGGTGCGATATACCC
This sequence is a window from Shewanella zhangzhouensis. Protein-coding genes within it:
- the moeA gene encoding molybdopterin molybdotransferase MoeA, whose protein sequence is MPSQDPCSKPELMHPDEAIKKLLEQVNTISDTEVVTLNHALGRVLAEDLKSQLDLPPFDNSAMDGYAFRFGDLEAFNGVLTLKGQSFAGHPFKGQLAAGDCVRIMTGAPIPAGLDTVQMQEETRAEGEQIHIKAPRATGEHVRRRGEELKAGDTVLCSGVRIRAAELGVLATVGISQIRVYRTLKVAFFSTGDELMPVGSELAPGQIYDSNRYSIRGLLEKSGFEWLDLGVIPDNPEAIRQAFREAASRADVVLTSGGVSVGEADFTKQILSEEGQITFWKLAIKPGKPFACGRIGKALFCGLPGNPVSSMVTFQKLVWPMLRKMQGMPQRPPLLVEATLASAIRRQPGRVEYQRGILTREDKGLMVRTTGGQGSGMLTSMSLANCFIHLPQFQGSLEAGETILVEPFDSILD